The bacterium genome contains a region encoding:
- a CDS encoding DUF881 domain-containing protein — MAAVVATISRLHWPAWVRMRGAGATAWILLAAAGWGFGAAGVSVAVHEHERAGQYAALGGFTTVSGPGVGVTLSDSDRVVPAGSDPSTALVQDSDLTFLVMMLWYGGARAIAINGERVTTLTTITSSGPTLLINGRRLVGPFEVVAVGDPRVLRGVLETRGGFADRMRQSGLGVRISAHSAITVPAGRDVPPPLF, encoded by the coding sequence ATGGCCGCGGTCGTCGCCACGATTTCTCGCCTGCACTGGCCGGCCTGGGTTCGCATGCGCGGAGCCGGTGCGACCGCCTGGATCTTGCTCGCCGCCGCCGGCTGGGGGTTTGGCGCGGCGGGCGTGTCCGTGGCGGTCCATGAGCATGAGCGCGCAGGCCAGTACGCCGCACTCGGCGGATTTACGACGGTCTCCGGACCCGGCGTAGGCGTGACGCTCAGCGACTCGGACCGGGTGGTCCCGGCCGGAAGTGATCCCAGCACGGCCTTGGTGCAGGACAGCGACCTGACCTTCCTCGTCATGATGCTGTGGTACGGGGGCGCGCGGGCGATCGCGATCAACGGCGAGCGCGTGACGACGCTGACCACCATCACCTCGTCGGGGCCGACGCTTCTCATCAACGGCCGCCGCCTGGTGGGCCCATTCGAAGTCGTCGCGGTAGGAGACCCGAGGGTGCTGCGCGGGGTCCTCGAGACGCGAGGCGGCTTTGCAGATCGTATGCGCCAAAGCGGCCTGGGCGTCCGGATCTCAGCGCATTCCGCGATTACGGTCCCCGCCGGCCGCGACGTCCCGCCCCCGCTCTTCTGA